Proteins encoded together in one Salarchaeum sp. JOR-1 window:
- a CDS encoding Na+/H+ antiporter NhaC family protein, which yields MMDSDFEPKTLSDIPPERRPSIGEALLPILGVVVFLGVGSGYLGLAPHAPLLWSIVFAGLVGLVRLELTYADLYDAVSNGLIMGLQALLILFTIYALIATWVSAGTIPGLMYYGLGILTPEIFLPITALLAAVVAFSIGSSWTTAGTLGVAFIGIGSGLGIPAPMTAGAILSGAYAGDKQSPLSDTTNLAAAVTNTDLYDHIDAMKVGTALALGLSVLVYAVLGLRAGGAIPAGQVESIRGALAGTYATTPFVFLPLVVTFGLALYGVPALPTLVTGVFAGAFTTILLQGAQFTTAWNVFLNGTSPETGVELVNGLLVTGGLSGSAWTVTVVALALSLGGLLEGIGVLAVLADELLDLVWSENSLVAGTGIAAFVTNAFSAQQYMSIVLPGVSLRNAYDEHDLDSRNLSRAVEAVGTPTGALIPWHAGAVYMSGVFGVPTLTGSIDLANLSASIGGYAPYYAFAFFSPLALFVMAATGYGFVAKSDA from the coding sequence GTGATGGATTCCGACTTCGAACCCAAGACCCTCAGCGACATCCCGCCCGAACGCCGGCCTTCGATCGGAGAGGCGCTTCTCCCAATCCTCGGCGTCGTCGTCTTCCTCGGTGTCGGCTCCGGCTACCTCGGACTCGCACCGCACGCACCCCTCCTCTGGAGCATCGTCTTCGCCGGCCTCGTCGGTCTCGTCCGCCTCGAACTCACGTACGCCGACCTCTACGACGCCGTCTCGAACGGCCTCATCATGGGCCTGCAGGCGCTCCTCATACTCTTCACCATCTACGCACTCATCGCCACCTGGGTCAGCGCCGGAACCATCCCCGGACTCATGTACTACGGCCTCGGCATACTCACGCCCGAAATCTTCCTCCCGATAACCGCGCTGCTCGCCGCCGTCGTCGCGTTCTCCATCGGGAGCTCCTGGACGACCGCCGGCACGCTCGGCGTCGCCTTCATCGGCATCGGATCCGGCCTCGGGATCCCCGCGCCGATGACCGCCGGCGCCATCCTCTCCGGCGCGTACGCCGGCGACAAACAGAGCCCGCTCAGCGACACCACCAACCTCGCCGCCGCCGTCACCAACACCGACCTCTACGACCACATCGACGCGATGAAGGTCGGCACCGCGCTCGCGCTCGGCCTCTCCGTCCTCGTCTACGCCGTCCTCGGACTCCGCGCAGGCGGCGCGATCCCCGCCGGACAGGTCGAGAGCATCCGCGGCGCGCTCGCCGGCACCTACGCCACGACCCCGTTCGTCTTCCTGCCGCTCGTCGTCACCTTCGGCCTCGCGCTCTACGGCGTCCCCGCTCTCCCCACGCTCGTCACCGGCGTCTTCGCCGGCGCATTCACCACGATCCTCCTCCAGGGCGCGCAGTTCACCACCGCCTGGAACGTCTTCCTCAACGGCACCAGCCCCGAGACGGGCGTCGAACTCGTGAACGGCCTGCTCGTCACCGGCGGGCTCTCCGGATCCGCGTGGACCGTCACCGTCGTCGCCCTCGCGCTCTCCCTCGGCGGCCTCCTCGAAGGCATCGGTGTCCTCGCCGTGCTCGCCGACGAACTCCTCGACCTCGTCTGGAGCGAGAACAGCCTCGTCGCCGGCACCGGTATCGCCGCGTTCGTCACGAACGCCTTCAGCGCCCAGCAGTACATGAGCATCGTCCTCCCCGGCGTCAGCCTCCGGAACGCCTACGACGAGCACGACCTCGACTCACGCAATCTCTCCCGCGCCGTCGAAGCCGTCGGCACCCCGACCGGCGCGCTCATCCCGTGGCACGCGGGCGCGGTCTACATGTCCGGCGTCTTCGGCGTGCCCACGCTCACCGGAAGCATCGACCTCGCGAACCTCTCCGCATCCATCGGCGGGTACGCGCCCTACTACGCGTTCGCGTTCTTCAGCCCGCTCGCCCTGTTCGTCATGGCCGCGACCGGCTACGGGTTCGTCGCGAAATCAGACGCCTGA
- a CDS encoding aldehyde ferredoxin oxidoreductase family protein, whose amino-acid sequence MAWTPPTRALRVALDERRIESEPIPDDWLDAYRGGKGLGARYLHANVPRNADALGPENALVFALGPLSAVTADGRYAAVTKSPLTGTFLDSYAGGTFPQRLAGSLGDHLVVVVTGRASEPTALVVENGDARLEPATALAGADAVEAADAYPDAAVACVGPAGENEVAYATIASDGGDHHAGRGGAGAVMGSKNLKAVVARDPAPDAPDRSALVDDAFAESDVGRWQAASETLETVDFANEIGALPTRGWQEGTFAGADDIGIEAARDAAVERERDGARPGGFRVESAEGETVPRGSTPISLGAGLGIDDFDAVAALGALCDRLGVDVITAGNAVAFAARASADGHVDRDVDFGDADAARALIREVAGRETALGDALADGVAAAAEELGAAEHVPTVKAMELPAYDPRAAPAMALAYATSDRGACHRRARPIEQSAVAGDWTDDQRVDAVIEEQNRRSALWSLGLDDFVGEAFDDVGASLLAAVGVDATPADLRLLGERVWNLVRLFNVREGFDRADDSLPAVLTTPLPDGPAAGASVDADRFESLLETYYDRRGWDDHGRPTPATRDRLGLTDL is encoded by the coding sequence ATGGCGTGGACGCCACCGACCCGCGCACTCCGCGTAGCACTCGACGAGCGCCGCATCGAAAGCGAACCCATCCCGGACGACTGGCTCGACGCCTACCGGGGCGGGAAGGGTCTCGGCGCGCGATACCTCCACGCGAACGTCCCGCGGAACGCCGACGCGCTCGGCCCGGAGAACGCGCTCGTGTTCGCGCTCGGTCCGCTGTCCGCCGTGACGGCCGACGGCCGGTACGCGGCCGTGACGAAATCCCCCCTGACCGGGACGTTTCTCGACTCGTACGCGGGCGGCACGTTCCCGCAGCGGCTCGCCGGCTCGCTCGGCGACCACCTCGTCGTCGTCGTCACCGGCCGCGCGAGCGAGCCGACCGCGCTCGTCGTCGAGAACGGCGACGCCCGCCTCGAACCCGCGACAGCCCTCGCGGGAGCGGACGCCGTCGAAGCCGCGGACGCGTACCCGGACGCCGCGGTGGCGTGCGTCGGCCCGGCGGGCGAGAACGAGGTGGCGTACGCGACTATCGCGTCCGACGGCGGCGACCACCACGCGGGCCGCGGCGGCGCGGGCGCCGTGATGGGGTCGAAGAACCTCAAAGCGGTCGTCGCGCGCGACCCCGCTCCGGACGCGCCCGACCGCTCCGCCCTGGTTGACGACGCGTTCGCGGAGTCAGACGTCGGCCGCTGGCAGGCCGCGAGCGAGACTCTGGAGACCGTCGACTTCGCGAACGAGATCGGCGCGCTCCCCACTCGGGGCTGGCAGGAGGGGACGTTCGCCGGCGCCGACGACATCGGTATCGAGGCGGCGCGCGACGCCGCCGTGGAACGCGAACGCGACGGCGCCCGACCGGGCGGGTTCCGCGTGGAGAGCGCGGAAGGCGAGACGGTGCCGCGCGGGTCGACACCGATCTCCCTCGGCGCGGGACTGGGCATCGACGACTTCGACGCGGTGGCGGCGCTCGGAGCGCTCTGCGACCGGCTCGGGGTGGACGTCATCACCGCGGGGAACGCGGTGGCGTTCGCGGCTCGCGCGAGCGCCGACGGTCACGTCGACCGCGACGTCGACTTCGGTGACGCGGACGCCGCGCGCGCCCTGATTCGGGAGGTCGCCGGTCGGGAGACCGCGCTCGGAGACGCGCTCGCGGACGGCGTCGCCGCGGCCGCCGAAGAACTGGGCGCGGCCGAGCACGTGCCGACGGTGAAGGCGATGGAACTCCCCGCCTACGACCCCCGGGCAGCCCCCGCGATGGCGCTCGCGTACGCGACCAGCGACCGTGGTGCCTGCCACCGACGCGCCCGCCCCATCGAACAGTCCGCCGTCGCGGGCGACTGGACGGACGACCAGCGCGTGGACGCCGTCATCGAGGAACAGAACCGCCGGTCGGCGCTCTGGAGCCTCGGACTCGACGACTTCGTCGGCGAGGCGTTCGACGACGTCGGCGCCTCACTGCTCGCCGCGGTCGGCGTCGACGCGACCCCTGCCGACCTCCGGCTGCTGGGTGAGCGCGTCTGGAACCTCGTCCGCCTGTTCAACGTCCGCGAGGGGTTCGACCGGGCGGACGACTCGCTGCCCGCGGTGCTCACAACGCCGCTCCCCGACGGGCCGGCGGCGGGCGCGTCCGTCGACGCTGACCGCTTCGAATCGCTCCTCGAAACGTACTACGACCGCCGGGGCTGGGACGACCACGGACGGCCAACGCCGGCGACGCGCGACCGACTCGGACTCACTGACCTATGA
- a CDS encoding 4Fe-4S dicluster domain-containing protein — protein MGQGVMSTGEGTRIFPDVEACIDCGGCVVACKRTWDIPKDEQRISISTMFEGQEADPMSLNTDSPEALDKGSMPGETSIPMQCYHCEDAPCVSVCPTDALQKNDDGFVQVSEDLCVGCQYCLSACPFGAPQFPDSDEGTASLVGTGGIMDKCTMCEERQTVGKGPACAEECATDAILVGTSQQIASEMEARETEPFFNDTAMEVIFGDDAEVFQ, from the coding sequence ATGGGTCAGGGCGTCATGTCGACCGGGGAGGGCACACGAATCTTCCCGGACGTCGAGGCGTGTATCGACTGCGGGGGGTGTGTTGTCGCGTGCAAGCGCACGTGGGACATCCCGAAGGACGAACAGCGAATCAGCATCTCCACCATGTTCGAGGGCCAGGAGGCGGATCCGATGAGCCTGAACACGGACTCTCCGGAGGCGCTGGACAAGGGGTCGATGCCGGGCGAGACGAGCATTCCGATGCAGTGTTATCACTGCGAGGACGCGCCCTGTGTCTCCGTCTGTCCGACCGACGCGCTCCAGAAGAACGACGACGGCTTCGTGCAGGTCTCAGAAGACCTCTGTGTCGGCTGTCAGTACTGCCTGTCCGCGTGTCCGTTCGGCGCGCCGCAGTTCCCGGACTCGGACGAGGGGACGGCGAGCCTCGTCGGAACGGGCGGCATCATGGACAAGTGTACGATGTGTGAGGAACGCCAGACCGTCGGGAAGGGCCCGGCGTGTGCCGAGGAGTGTGCGACGGACGCCATCCTCGTCGGCACCTCCCAGCAGATCGCGAGCGAGATGGAAGCGCGGGAGACGGAACCGTTCTTCAACGACACCGCGATGGAAGTCATCTTCGGCGACGACGCGGAGGTGTTCCAGTGA
- a CDS encoding molybdopterin-dependent oxidoreductase, translating to MKVSAEPVSLDLDRRSFMKASAVAGALALGGSGAGQVLAENGDGETDGTDTDGELTKTICNFCAVGCGFHGEREGNAFVGQEPWHENPINNGSLCSKGAAIYGSEHSDRRLKHPMRKENGEWKKITWDEAYSHITDELDRIVEEHSRDSVFWMGSAHHSNEEAYAFRKLSSLFGTNNVDHQARICHSTTVAGLANTWGYGAMTNTINDYRNYDLNIIIGQNPAEAHPIAMQHILEGQKRGGTIASVDARFTKTSAHADNFYRIRPGTDVALMMGLIKYLRDQNELDRDMLSERVQAWEDVAVELDKYDLETVADITWIPEDQIRELGDLIIENKPSVQIEWAMGGTQHNNGTQNIRSYALLSLASGSAARSGGGLQVMRGHANVQGATDLGVASHVLPGYYSVSSKGSWQYWTDVWSKSPYTSGDISYEELYQKYDVMPEEVYRKQSGTEDETLTEEDRSMMFQKGMTVARWFEGALDQPDRLHDTPLYQPDKLKAAFIWGHSSNSISEMEKMKQAMEALDLLVVVDLFPSVTSVMQDRDDGVILLPAASQYEHHRSVTNSHRAVQWSEPVRPPSHNTKPDMQIMQELADRLGMGEHFDWGSGPDMYNGKSTYEEALREVNLGVRTIGYQQDPARLQQHLEYDYAFSTEDTKCHEESLPVSGEYWMLPWPCWGEGHPGTPIIWRDDIDPRNGGQDFRSRWGVQAPTPQEWEAMDTDKPYPMQETYDAKGEAGLNMLRDSYTPDWPNSSFSGEIQGVPQYPGFATTMPDDPTNPDALTIPFEYALREDKSVYDTAVAMNRTYDWANFDESFYQQYDYKQPDAPTGRGRARGVTWNFIDTVPVHREPIESPRPDLVEEWPANGQQTNFYRLDQNNAVTQRNAMDQLASQGFSPDDPGTVVMTTGRQVEHQGGGAESRSNIFLADLQPHMYAEIHPDLAEELGVDGGDLVTVSTTDRGSILVKARVTHRPNSKEVFLPFHWGGMWRGESLLDKYPEGSAPLAIGDSVNIITSRGYDVETQMQETKAAMVKVQKATQSVVDELEMGIDLSAVSFPQDADDIGTQKDFDVRDNTTVQ from the coding sequence ATCAAAGTGAGTGCCGAGCCAGTCTCGCTCGACCTCGACAGACGGTCGTTCATGAAGGCGAGCGCCGTCGCAGGCGCGCTCGCGCTCGGCGGCAGCGGCGCCGGGCAAGTCCTCGCCGAGAACGGCGATGGGGAGACTGACGGGACAGACACCGACGGAGAACTGACAAAGACTATCTGTAACTTCTGTGCGGTCGGTTGCGGATTCCACGGCGAACGCGAAGGGAACGCGTTCGTCGGCCAGGAACCCTGGCACGAGAACCCGATCAATAACGGCTCGCTCTGTTCGAAGGGCGCAGCCATCTACGGGAGCGAACACTCCGACCGCCGACTGAAGCACCCGATGCGGAAGGAGAACGGCGAGTGGAAGAAGATCACGTGGGACGAGGCCTACAGCCACATCACGGACGAACTCGACCGAATCGTCGAGGAACACAGCCGTGACAGCGTCTTCTGGATGGGGTCTGCCCACCACTCGAACGAGGAGGCGTACGCGTTCCGGAAGCTCTCCTCGCTGTTCGGCACGAACAACGTCGACCACCAGGCCCGTATCTGTCACTCGACGACCGTCGCCGGCCTCGCGAACACGTGGGGCTACGGCGCGATGACGAACACGATCAACGACTACCGGAACTACGACCTCAACATCATCATCGGGCAGAATCCCGCCGAAGCCCATCCGATCGCGATGCAGCACATCCTCGAGGGCCAGAAGCGCGGCGGCACCATCGCGTCCGTGGACGCCCGGTTCACGAAGACCTCGGCGCACGCGGACAACTTCTACCGCATCCGTCCCGGGACGGACGTCGCCCTGATGATGGGGCTCATCAAGTACCTCCGCGACCAGAACGAACTCGACCGCGATATGCTCTCAGAGCGCGTGCAGGCCTGGGAGGACGTCGCCGTCGAACTCGACAAGTACGACCTCGAAACCGTCGCGGACATCACGTGGATTCCGGAAGACCAGATCCGGGAGCTCGGCGACCTCATCATCGAGAACAAGCCGAGCGTCCAGATCGAGTGGGCGATGGGCGGCACCCAGCACAACAACGGCACGCAGAACATCCGGTCGTACGCGCTGCTCTCGCTCGCCTCCGGGAGCGCCGCCCGATCCGGCGGCGGCCTCCAGGTGATGCGCGGCCACGCGAACGTGCAGGGCGCGACCGACCTCGGCGTCGCGAGCCACGTCCTCCCCGGCTACTACTCGGTGAGTTCGAAAGGCTCCTGGCAGTACTGGACGGACGTCTGGTCGAAGAGCCCGTACACGAGCGGCGACATCTCGTACGAGGAACTCTACCAGAAGTACGACGTCATGCCGGAGGAGGTCTACCGGAAGCAGTCCGGAACCGAAGACGAGACCCTCACCGAGGAAGACCGCTCGATGATGTTCCAGAAGGGGATGACGGTCGCACGCTGGTTCGAGGGCGCGCTCGACCAGCCCGACCGGCTCCACGACACGCCGCTCTACCAGCCGGACAAACTGAAGGCGGCGTTCATCTGGGGGCACTCCTCGAACTCCATCAGCGAGATGGAGAAGATGAAGCAGGCGATGGAGGCCCTCGACCTGCTCGTGGTGGTCGACCTCTTCCCGAGCGTCACGTCCGTGATGCAAGACCGCGACGACGGCGTCATCCTCCTGCCGGCGGCGAGCCAGTACGAACACCACCGATCCGTGACGAACTCCCATCGGGCCGTCCAGTGGTCTGAGCCCGTTCGGCCGCCCAGCCACAACACGAAGCCGGACATGCAGATCATGCAGGAGCTCGCGGATCGGCTCGGCATGGGCGAGCACTTCGACTGGGGGAGCGGACCCGACATGTACAACGGGAAGTCGACGTACGAGGAGGCCCTTCGCGAGGTGAACCTCGGCGTCCGGACGATCGGCTACCAGCAGGATCCCGCGCGGCTCCAGCAACACCTCGAGTACGACTACGCGTTCAGCACGGAGGACACGAAGTGCCACGAGGAAAGCCTCCCCGTCTCGGGCGAGTACTGGATGCTTCCGTGGCCGTGCTGGGGGGAAGGCCACCCCGGGACGCCGATCATCTGGCGGGACGACATCGACCCGCGGAACGGCGGCCAGGACTTCCGCTCTCGCTGGGGCGTGCAGGCGCCGACCCCACAGGAGTGGGAGGCGATGGACACCGACAAGCCGTATCCGATGCAGGAGACGTACGACGCCAAGGGCGAGGCGGGGCTGAACATGCTCCGCGATTCGTACACGCCGGACTGGCCGAACTCCTCGTTCAGCGGCGAAATCCAGGGCGTCCCCCAGTATCCGGGCTTCGCGACGACGATGCCGGACGACCCCACGAACCCGGACGCGTTGACGATTCCGTTCGAGTACGCGCTCCGCGAGGACAAGTCCGTCTACGACACGGCCGTCGCGATGAACCGGACGTACGACTGGGCGAACTTCGACGAGTCGTTCTACCAGCAGTACGATTACAAACAGCCGGACGCGCCGACGGGGCGCGGACGGGCGCGCGGCGTGACCTGGAACTTCATCGACACCGTCCCGGTCCACCGCGAACCGATCGAGAGCCCGCGGCCGGATCTCGTGGAGGAGTGGCCGGCAAACGGCCAGCAGACGAACTTCTATCGGCTGGATCAGAACAACGCGGTCACGCAGCGGAACGCGATGGATCAGCTGGCCTCCCAGGGGTTCAGTCCGGACGACCCCGGAACGGTCGTTATGACCACCGGTCGGCAGGTCGAACACCAGGGTGGCGGTGCGGAGTCCCGGTCGAACATCTTCCTCGCCGACCTCCAGCCCCACATGTACGCCGAAATCCACCCCGACCTCGCGGAGGAACTCGGCGTGGACGGCGGCGACCTCGTAACCGTGTCGACGACCGACCGCGGCTCCATCCTCGTGAAGGCGCGGGTCACGCATCGACCGAACTCGAAGGAGGTCTTCCTGCCGTTCCACTGGGGCGGTATGTGGCGCGGTGAGAGCTTGCTCGACAAGTATCCGGAGGGGAGCGCGCCTCTCGCCATCGGGGATTCAGTGAACATCATCACCTCCCGTGGGTACGACGTCGAGACGCAGATGCAGGAGACGAAAGCCGCGATGGTGAAGGTGCAGAAGGCGACGCAGTCCGTCGTCGACGAACTCGAAATGGGAATCGACCTCTCGGCGGTCTCGTTCCCTCAGGACGCGGACGACATCGGGACACAGAAAGACTTCGACGTGCGGGACAACACGACGGTGCAATAG
- a CDS encoding hydrogenase iron-sulfur subunit, with amino-acid sequence MNTGAFVCSCADTCDIDLEEVRDGVRDVDVVASSSLLCEDGLDGVSYVIDEHDLDQLIVTTPDDGCQAKLRDVADAHDLHPDAVEFVDHRESAGWVHERADATDKTARLINRASTGLEHEAPSRSVSRQAGERVAVVGDAEAAATLADSADVTLIAHGHDYADRDVDLDGVTVERGHVMDVHGEFGGFDLTVEARVTDDCVSCMKCVRRGPDDQVTAAPVDIAPGAEDGDWTECPTDAIDLDGTARTLSFDQVVHPGADADTRAGRVGFYTGPVDPATVAAVEDLLGGVEKPQFLDLEMDVCAAGDHGQVGCNACVDACPHGAVSRERVDSVEFDPVACENCGACTSSCPTGATRLREPSNERIAREVEAVTTSENDDGGWLFDRGNDGIETEVVAFVCSERAERAVRSIGKHAARENDLTYPPILPVRVNCTDTIGEGHVMHALAAGADGVAIVGCGDGCLHSGPDPKAALVDRLNTATTDLGLGERTAFFAPDPDDPHGFAADITAFFDGLEETAIPTGEHEATGVVDAEKPNPEFNSHDWTLESVREIVDHVDPERDVIRGLADFGVMSVSDDCTFTPTCSTLCPTDAIERDGEAGLRFNHERCVNCGLCEDGCVEDAITMKNGLDLTRLPENRDGEAWETVADGEMQECRRCGKPFTSQASAEKIEGEVGDVVAGIAPDAEGSIFEYCGDCRAKLVYDV; translated from the coding sequence ATGAACACCGGGGCTTTCGTCTGCTCCTGCGCAGACACCTGCGACATCGACCTCGAGGAGGTCCGTGACGGCGTCCGCGACGTCGACGTCGTCGCGAGTTCCAGCCTCCTCTGCGAAGACGGACTCGACGGCGTCTCGTACGTCATCGACGAGCACGACCTCGACCAACTCATCGTCACCACGCCCGACGACGGCTGCCAGGCCAAACTCCGGGACGTGGCGGACGCACACGACCTCCACCCGGACGCGGTGGAGTTCGTCGACCACCGCGAATCCGCCGGCTGGGTTCACGAACGCGCCGACGCGACCGACAAGACCGCTCGCCTGATCAATCGCGCGTCCACGGGCCTCGAACACGAGGCGCCCTCGCGGAGCGTCTCCCGGCAGGCCGGCGAGCGCGTCGCCGTCGTCGGGGACGCCGAGGCAGCCGCGACGCTCGCCGACTCCGCCGACGTGACCCTCATCGCGCACGGCCACGACTACGCAGACCGCGACGTCGACCTGGACGGCGTGACCGTCGAACGCGGACACGTCATGGACGTCCACGGCGAGTTCGGCGGGTTCGACCTCACCGTCGAGGCGCGCGTCACCGACGACTGCGTCTCCTGCATGAAGTGCGTTCGCCGCGGCCCTGACGACCAGGTCACCGCGGCGCCGGTCGACATCGCGCCCGGCGCCGAGGACGGCGACTGGACGGAGTGTCCGACGGACGCCATCGACCTCGACGGCACCGCGCGGACGCTGTCGTTCGACCAGGTCGTCCACCCCGGTGCGGACGCGGACACCCGCGCCGGCCGCGTCGGCTTCTACACGGGCCCCGTCGACCCCGCCACCGTCGCCGCCGTCGAAGACCTCTTGGGCGGCGTCGAGAAACCCCAGTTCCTCGACCTCGAGATGGACGTCTGCGCGGCCGGCGACCACGGCCAGGTCGGCTGTAACGCCTGCGTCGACGCCTGCCCGCACGGCGCGGTCTCACGAGAACGCGTGGACAGCGTGGAGTTCGACCCCGTCGCATGCGAGAACTGCGGCGCCTGCACGAGTTCGTGTCCGACCGGCGCCACCCGACTCCGGGAGCCGTCGAACGAACGCATCGCCCGCGAGGTCGAAGCCGTCACGACGAGCGAGAACGACGACGGCGGCTGGCTGTTCGACCGCGGTAACGACGGCATCGAGACCGAGGTCGTCGCGTTCGTCTGCTCGGAGCGCGCGGAACGCGCCGTCCGCTCCATCGGCAAGCACGCCGCCCGCGAGAACGACCTCACCTACCCACCCATTCTCCCCGTGCGCGTGAACTGCACGGACACCATCGGCGAAGGCCACGTCATGCACGCGCTCGCCGCGGGCGCCGACGGCGTCGCCATCGTCGGCTGCGGCGACGGGTGTCTCCACTCCGGCCCGGATCCGAAAGCCGCCCTCGTCGACCGCCTCAACACCGCGACGACCGACCTCGGACTGGGCGAACGCACGGCGTTCTTCGCGCCCGACCCCGACGACCCACACGGGTTCGCCGCGGACATCACCGCGTTCTTCGACGGCCTCGAGGAGACGGCGATTCCGACGGGCGAACACGAGGCGACGGGCGTCGTGGACGCCGAGAAACCCAATCCGGAGTTCAACAGCCACGACTGGACGCTCGAATCGGTACGGGAGATCGTCGACCACGTCGACCCCGAACGGGACGTGATCCGTGGGCTGGCCGACTTCGGCGTGATGTCGGTGAGCGACGACTGCACGTTCACGCCGACGTGTTCGACGCTCTGTCCGACGGACGCCATCGAACGGGACGGCGAAGCCGGCCTCCGGTTCAACCACGAGCGCTGCGTGAACTGCGGGCTCTGCGAGGACGGCTGCGTCGAGGACGCCATCACGATGAAGAACGGACTCGACCTCACCCGACTCCCCGAAAACCGGGACGGCGAAGCGTGGGAGACGGTCGCGGACGGAGAGATGCAGGAGTGTCGGCGCTGCGGGAAGCCCTTCACGAGTCAGGCGTCCGCGGAGAAAATCGAGGGCGAAGTCGGCGACGTCGTCGCCGGAATCGCGCCCGACGCCGAGGGAAGCATCTTCGAGTACTGTGGTGACTGCCGGGCGAAACTGGTGTACGACGTATGA
- a CDS encoding molecular chaperone, with product MTTDVEIYDARIELIDYCIDALWDTPDESFLETIVAGEIGLPEDSVNDRLDAGFEHLRAFREQNADADVDSLHDRLNREYTSLFVGPRPPIQPHETYFREDTEFIGQGLAEVEASYSAAGWTPPEDYGEENDHAAVELAFLRYLVARQRAGVEEAFGYERVFLDEHLTTWVGDFADAVTEESAEPFYLAAANVFAGLVAFEDEIVAQMT from the coding sequence ATGACAACGGACGTAGAAATATACGACGCACGCATCGAACTCATCGACTACTGCATCGACGCGCTCTGGGATACGCCGGACGAGTCGTTCCTCGAAACCATCGTCGCGGGCGAGATAGGACTGCCCGAGGACTCGGTGAACGACCGCCTCGACGCGGGCTTCGAACACCTCCGAGCGTTCCGGGAGCAGAACGCGGACGCGGACGTGGACTCGCTCCACGACCGTCTCAACCGCGAGTACACGAGCCTGTTCGTCGGTCCGCGGCCACCTATCCAGCCCCACGAGACGTACTTCCGTGAGGACACGGAGTTCATCGGCCAGGGGCTCGCGGAGGTCGAAGCGAGTTATAGCGCCGCCGGCTGGACGCCCCCTGAAGACTACGGGGAGGAGAACGATCACGCTGCCGTCGAACTCGCGTTTCTCCGCTATCTCGTCGCCCGGCAGCGCGCCGGCGTCGAGGAAGCGTTCGGCTACGAGCGCGTCTTTCTGGACGAACACCTCACCACGTGGGTCGGCGACTTCGCGGACGCAGTGACGGAGGAATCAGCGGAACCGTTCTACCTCGCCGCCGCGAACGTGTTCGCCGGACTCGTCGCGTTCGAGGACGAGATCGTCGCGCAGATGACCTAA
- a CDS encoding cytochrome b/b6 domain-containing protein, whose translation MTNLDHGKFTKVTTVFHSLLALDVFLLFFTGYAVMFNDELWWVLELMGGNTGVLSLHRIAGLALIVLTVFWLTFMLVGPGRRKNFKAILPTRGDVDAFVQDVKFVLGKAEERHPNARQFAGYTADEVPLLSYIGKGVIAIFTVELTLLMISGLLIWSKTGLMQIMATKAAATAFIVFHGLLGVIMIMGVMFHIFEHGFHPAFYPVELKAFVPKNITPSYHGASDHDGTGIEKLRLKPSWRWVTNLVGSVVVIGIVSVLVASIYDGGYPIPVDLAPGGGPTSLPLVIGVNFGIVVLFMGIVLSVYGNLLRARFEKQQREEGRTTAADGGEVEE comes from the coding sequence ATGACGAATCTCGACCACGGGAAGTTCACGAAGGTGACGACGGTCTTCCACAGCCTGCTCGCCCTCGACGTGTTCCTGTTGTTCTTCACGGGGTACGCCGTGATGTTCAACGACGAACTCTGGTGGGTGCTCGAACTCATGGGCGGGAACACGGGCGTGCTCTCGCTCCACCGCATCGCTGGGCTCGCGCTCATCGTGCTCACCGTGTTCTGGCTGACGTTCATGCTCGTCGGGCCGGGGCGGCGGAAGAACTTCAAGGCGATCCTCCCGACGAGGGGCGACGTAGACGCGTTCGTCCAGGACGTGAAGTTCGTCCTCGGGAAGGCAGAGGAACGCCACCCGAACGCCCGCCAGTTCGCGGGCTACACGGCCGACGAGGTTCCCCTTCTCTCCTACATCGGGAAGGGCGTCATCGCCATTTTCACCGTCGAGCTCACCCTCCTGATGATCTCGGGGCTGCTCATCTGGAGCAAGACCGGCCTGATGCAGATCATGGCGACGAAGGCGGCGGCGACGGCGTTCATCGTCTTCCACGGCCTTCTGGGCGTCATCATGATTATGGGGGTCATGTTCCACATCTTCGAACACGGTTTCCATCCCGCGTTCTACCCTGTGGAGCTGAAGGCGTTCGTGCCGAAGAACATCACGCCGAGCTACCACGGTGCGAGCGACCACGACGGTACGGGCATCGAGAAACTCCGCCTGAAGCCGTCGTGGCGCTGGGTCACGAACCTCGTCGGATCGGTGGTCGTCATCGGAATCGTGAGTGTCCTCGTCGCCTCGATCTACGACGGCGGCTACCCGATTCCGGTCGACCTCGCGCCCGGCGGCGGCCCGACGAGTCTCCCGCTCGTCATCGGCGTGAACTTCGGAATCGTCGTCCTGTTCATGGGGATCGTGCTGTCCGTCTACGGGAACCTCCTCCGCGCTCGCTTCGAGAAGCAGCAGCGTGAAGAAGGGCGAACTACCGCCGCCGACGGCGGGGAGGTGGAGGAATGA